A genome region from Hevea brasiliensis isolate MT/VB/25A 57/8 chromosome 9, ASM3005281v1, whole genome shotgun sequence includes the following:
- the LOC110654647 gene encoding probable calcium-binding protein CML21 isoform X1 — translation MGGVVVKDDSPRHTWIPETKLESKLAEAIRRREAEGCAIKSFNSIILKFPKIDESLRKCKDIFEQFDEDSNNTIDQEELRKCFQKLGVSFTEEEINDLFEACDINGDMGMKFNEFIVLLCLVYLLKHDPTALHAKSRMGMPNLEATFETLVDAFVFLDKNKDGYVSKNEMVQAINESGERSSGRIAMKRFGSLSLSLSLSLSIHLFMFTHIYVHMISQMLKRRIFLFVRNSLFRTCVCSITPAG, via the exons ATGGGAGGTGTGGTGGTAAAGGATGATTCACCCAGACATACGTGGATACCAGAAACAAAGCTTGAATCAAAATTGGCTGAGGCTATCCGGAGGAGGGAAGCTGAAGGATGTGCCATAAAATCATTCAACAGCATAATCTTGAAATTTCCAAAAATTGATGAGAGCTTAAGAAAATGTAAAGATATCTTTGAGCAGTTTG ATGAGGATTCCAATAATACTATTGATCAAGAAGAGCTGAGAAAATGTTTCCAAAAGCTGGGAGTTTCTTTTACAGAGGAGGAAATTAATGATCTATTTGAGGCATGTGATATTAATGGTGATATGGGGATGAAGTTCAACGAGTTCATTGTACTTCTCTGTCTTGTCTATCTTCTTAAACATGATCCTACTGCTCTTCATGCT AAATCAAGGATGGGAATGCCAAATTTGGAGGCCACATTTGAAACACTAGTTGATGCATTTGTGTTCTTGGACAAGAATAAGGATGGTTATGTGAGCAAGAATGAGATGGTTCAAGCCATAAACGAATCTGGGGAACGTTCTTCTGGAAGAATAGCAATGAAAAGATttggttctctctctctctctctctctctctctctctctattcatTTATTCATGTTTACTCATATTTATGTGCATATGATCTCTCAGATGCTAAAAAGACGCATTTTCCTATTTGTGAGAAATTCCCTTTTTCGTACATGTGTGTGCTCCATCACACCTGCAGGCTGA
- the LOC110654648 gene encoding KH domain-containing protein At5g56140, with amino-acid sequence MTTSGGGGGGGRYMAYSLSPSAPHPPHLSGLRSASSALVEQEKYLSELLAERHKLSPVMPVLPHTYRLLNQEILRVTTLLGNASVLGQSGLEHASPMASGGIFSKGGANSNGWASRFQSEMSGLLQSSSAQNWLSSQGSSSGLIVKRTIRVDIPVDKYPNYNFVGRLLGPRGNSLKRVEASTECRVLIRGCGSIKDPAREEMMRGKPGYEHLTEPLHILVEAELPVEIVDIRLMQAHEILEDLLKPVDESQDFYKKQQLRELAMLNGTLREEGSPMSGSVSPFHSSLGMKRAKTRG; translated from the exons ATGACCACATCAGGTGGCGGCGGTGGCGGCGGCCGCTACATGGCCTACTCCCTGTCTCCGTCTGCTCCTCATCCTCCTCATCTCTCTGGCCTCCGTTCCGCCTCCTCTGCTCTCGTCGAGCAAGAAAA ATATCTTTCAGAGTTACTAGCAGAGCGGCACAAGCTTAGCCCAGTTATGCCTGTGCTCCCTCATACGTATCGGTTGTTAAACCAGG AAATATTGCGTGTAACTACACTGTTGGGGAATGCATcagttttaggtcaaagtgggCTTGAACATGCTAGCCCTATGGCTTCTGGAGGAATATTTTCAAAGGGAGGAGCCAATTCAAATGGATGGGCATCACGGTTTCAATCAGAA ATGTCGGGTTTATTACAGTCTTCATCAGCACAGAACTGGCTGAGTTCTCAAGGCAGCTCATCTGGTCTTATTGTTAAGAGAACTATCAGAGTTGATATTCCAGTCGACAAATATCCTAAT TACAACTTTGTTGGGCGACTTCTTGGCCCTAGGGGGAACTCACTTAAGCGAGTGGAAGCAAGTACTGAGTGCCGTGTTCTGATCAGAGGGTGTGGCAGCATTAAGGATCCAGCTAGG GAAGAAATGATGAGAGGGAAACCAGGGTACGAGCATCTAACTGAACCTCTTCATATCTTAGTTGAGGCAGAGTTACCAGTTGAAATAGTTGATATTCGCCTAATGCAAGCACATGAGATACTTGAAGACTTACTGAAGCCTGTG GACGAATCTCAGGATTTCTATAAGAAGCAGCAACTAAGAGAGCTAGCAATGTTGAATGGTACACTTCGCGAAGAAGGTTCTCCAATGTCTGGTTCAGTCTCCCCCTTCCACAGCAGCCTTGGTATGAAGAGGGCCAAGACAAGGGGGTAA
- the LOC110654647 gene encoding probable calcium-binding protein CML21 isoform X3, with protein sequence MGGVVVKDDSPRHTWIPETKLESKLAEAIRRREAEGCAIKSFNSIILKFPKIDESLRKCKDIFEQFDEDSNNTIDQEELRKCFQKLGVSFTEEEINDLFEACDINGDMGMKFNEFIVLLCLVYLLKHDPTALHAKSRMGMPNLEATFETLVDAFVFLDKNKDGYVSKNEMVQAINESGERSSGRIAMKRFDAKKTHFPICEKFPFSYMCVLHHTCRLNPIRDGLG encoded by the exons ATGGGAGGTGTGGTGGTAAAGGATGATTCACCCAGACATACGTGGATACCAGAAACAAAGCTTGAATCAAAATTGGCTGAGGCTATCCGGAGGAGGGAAGCTGAAGGATGTGCCATAAAATCATTCAACAGCATAATCTTGAAATTTCCAAAAATTGATGAGAGCTTAAGAAAATGTAAAGATATCTTTGAGCAGTTTG ATGAGGATTCCAATAATACTATTGATCAAGAAGAGCTGAGAAAATGTTTCCAAAAGCTGGGAGTTTCTTTTACAGAGGAGGAAATTAATGATCTATTTGAGGCATGTGATATTAATGGTGATATGGGGATGAAGTTCAACGAGTTCATTGTACTTCTCTGTCTTGTCTATCTTCTTAAACATGATCCTACTGCTCTTCATGCT AAATCAAGGATGGGAATGCCAAATTTGGAGGCCACATTTGAAACACTAGTTGATGCATTTGTGTTCTTGGACAAGAATAAGGATGGTTATGTGAGCAAGAATGAGATGGTTCAAGCCATAAACGAATCTGGGGAACGTTCTTCTGGAAGAATAGCAATGAAAAGATttg ATGCTAAAAAGACGCATTTTCCTATTTGTGAGAAATTCCCTTTTTCGTACATGTGTGTGCTCCATCACACCTGCAGGCTGAACCCGAT AAGAGATGGACTGGGATAA
- the LOC110654647 gene encoding probable calcium-binding protein CML21 isoform X2 → MGGVVVKDDSPRHTWIPETKLESKLAEAIRRREAEGCAIKSFNSIILKFPKIDESLRKCKDIFEQFDEDSNNTIDQEELRKCFQKLGVSFTEEEINDLFEACDINGDMGMKFNEFIVLLCLVYLLKHDPTALHAKSRMGMPNLEATFETLVDAFVFLDKNKDGYVSKNEMVQAINESGERSSGRIAMKRFEEMDWDKNGMVNFKEFLFAFTLWVGINDSEDEDEGEEKV, encoded by the exons ATGGGAGGTGTGGTGGTAAAGGATGATTCACCCAGACATACGTGGATACCAGAAACAAAGCTTGAATCAAAATTGGCTGAGGCTATCCGGAGGAGGGAAGCTGAAGGATGTGCCATAAAATCATTCAACAGCATAATCTTGAAATTTCCAAAAATTGATGAGAGCTTAAGAAAATGTAAAGATATCTTTGAGCAGTTTG ATGAGGATTCCAATAATACTATTGATCAAGAAGAGCTGAGAAAATGTTTCCAAAAGCTGGGAGTTTCTTTTACAGAGGAGGAAATTAATGATCTATTTGAGGCATGTGATATTAATGGTGATATGGGGATGAAGTTCAACGAGTTCATTGTACTTCTCTGTCTTGTCTATCTTCTTAAACATGATCCTACTGCTCTTCATGCT AAATCAAGGATGGGAATGCCAAATTTGGAGGCCACATTTGAAACACTAGTTGATGCATTTGTGTTCTTGGACAAGAATAAGGATGGTTATGTGAGCAAGAATGAGATGGTTCAAGCCATAAACGAATCTGGGGAACGTTCTTCTGGAAGAATAGCAATGAAAAGATttg AAGAGATGGACTGGGATAAAAATGGAATGGTGAACTTCAAGGAATTTTTGTTCGCATTCACACTTTGGGTTGGAATCAATGACAGCGAAGACGAGGATGAAGGTGAAGAGAAGGTGTGA